One Glycine max cultivar Williams 82 chromosome 4, Glycine_max_v4.0, whole genome shotgun sequence DNA segment encodes these proteins:
- the LOC100777591 gene encoding uncharacterized protein — protein sequence MKSQMKKKRVNPIPNTPCNVAEGSCRGHLCIKPCCFFCSMREPDASLRRAGIATCFREMPQAQGENHHEHVLVLSGLWHIAMSQPNDSEFPSLGIFKCMASLIHKGINDRNWLLTNQNIYIPYYAAHIIGSYTMNKEEFAQKAVQSGVIPPLLDLLSGKISWVEQRVAVRALGHLASYKSTFESVAQHEQEVVKLALKLASTCLQVVYVDFVALKENKRLEYHRNLMTRGVGDLEMENRKAEEWASQLQCWSLYLLNCFACKDRSLDLICKKVFLKDLCDMWGGLISHTSPAGVGLIRILCYSKVGRKNIAELPKVVNTLGNLSRSSDDWQYIGIDCLLLLLKDPDTRYKVLDVAASYLVDLIELRSLGDKSNVGETISKVLLNLKPNREKVGAALLQEVVDRRNKDKLLSEEKLEETRVLVSLIKQQANHMFRLGEVEEALLKYSEALGVCPLRFRKERMVIYSNKAQCHILLKNADSAISDSTRALCLSNPANTHRKSLWRRSQAYDMKGMAKESLMDCIMFINMTMRVKIPYHAARMISKHMEATWLFATARSKVEKTTQELNQVGGDNENGGNHEEQPRDHEAKMMMMENRYNNLLHGLSTIIEEPFHAKEAGRRKMERARRRFNKGVVAGPT from the exons ATGAAGTcccaaatgaagaaaaaaagagtgaatCCCATTCCCAACACTCCTTGCAACGTGGCGGAAGGTTCCTGCAGGGGTCACCTTTGCATCAAGCCTTGTTGTTTCTTCTGCAGCATGAGAGAACCAGACGCATCTCTCAGAAGGGCTGGAATAGCGACCTGCTTCAGAGAAATGCCTCAAGCTCAGGGAGAGAATCATCATGAACACGTGTTGGTGCTGAGTGGACTATGGCACATCGCAATGAGCCAACCCAACGACTCAGAGTTCCCATCCCTCGGCATATTCAAGTGCATGGCAAGTCTAATCCACAAAGGCATAAACGACAGAAACTGGCTTCTCACAAATCAAAACATATACATACCCTATTACGCTGCTCACATCATTGGCTCTTACACAATGAACAAGGAGGAGTTTGCACAAAAAGCCGTGCAATCAGGTGTGATACCCCCATTATTGGACTTGCTTAGTGGGAAAATCAGTTGGGTTGAGCAAAGAGTTGCTGTTAGAGCACTTGGTCACTTGGCCAGTTACAAAAGCACTTTCGAATCAGTAGCACAGCACGAACAAGAAGTGGTGAAACTGGCCTTGAAATTGGCTTCAACTTGTTTACAAGTGGTCTATGTTGACTTCGTAGCTttgaaggaaaacaaaaggCTCGAGTACCACAGAAACTTGATGACCAGAGGGGTTGGGGATTTGGAGATGGAGAATCGCAAGGCAGAGGAATGGGCTAGCCAGCTTCAGTGTTGGTCTCTTTACCTTCTGAATTGCTTTGCTTGCAAAGATAGGTCTTTGGATCTCATTTgcaaaaaagtgtttctcaaggACTTATGTGATATGTGGGGTGGGTTGATAAGTCACACGTCACCAGCAGGGGTTGGACTGATAAGAATCTTGTGTTATAGCAAAGTAGGAAGGAAAAACATTGCTGAATTACCAAAAGTTGTGAACACTCTAGGCAACCTTTCAAGATCTTCAGATGATTGGCAGTATATAGGTATCGATTGTCTTCTTCTGCTTCTCAAGGACCCAGATACGAGGTACAAAGTTCTTGATGTTGCTGCTTCTTACCTTGTTGATTTGATTGAACTTAGAAGCCTTGGGGATAAATCCAACGTGGGTGAGACCATCTCAAAGGTTCTCCTGAATTTGAAACCTAACAGAGAAAAAGTTGGAGCAGCATTATTGCAAGAGGTGGTGGATAGGAGGAACAAGGATAAGCTGCTCTCGGAGGAAAAGTTAGAGGAAACAAGGGTTTTGGTGAGTTTGATAAAGCAACAAGCGAACCACATGTTCAGGTTGGGAGAGGTTGAAGAGGCATTGTTGAAATACTCTGAAGCGCTCGGTGTTTGTCCCTTGAGGTTTAGAAAAGAGAGAATGGTGATATATAGTAACAAAGCGCAGTGTCATATTCTTCTTAAGAACGCAGATTCTGCGATCAGTGACTCAACGCGTGCTCTTTGCCTGTCCAACCCAGCAAACACTCACAGGAAAAGCCTTTGGAGGAGGTCACAGGCATATGATATGAAAGGAATGGCGAAAGAGAGCCTCATGGACTGCATAATGTTCATTAACATGACCATGCGAGTGAAGATTCCTTACCACGCAGCGCGCATGATCTCCAAACACATGGAGGCCACGTGGCTCTTTGCCACTGCTCGCTCGAAGGTGGAAAAAACAACGCAAGAATTGAACCAAGTTGGCGGGGATAATGAGAACGGTGGCAACCATGAAGAGCAACCGCGTGATCATGAGgcgaagatgatgatgatggaaaACAGATACAACAATCTCTTACacg GTCTGTCAACCATTATTGAAGAACCTTTTCACGCAAAAGAAGCTGGTAGGAGAAAGATGGAAAGGGCGAGAAGGAGATTCAACAAAGGTGTTGTGGCTGGACCAACGTAA
- the LOC100797990 gene encoding cytochrome b5, with the protein MVITTFNGTGVGFGFGIGCGFGIGWGFGGMPLNLLGLGAGGGCGVGVGLGWGFGAAFGSKYRSSRVTFQGVDFDRKEKVNSTELSKPSTEVAQHKSNKDCWLVINGRVLDVTKFLEEHPGGEEVILEVAGKDATKEFDVIGHSKAAQNMVLKYQVGVLQGATVQEVDLKDVVDKESNTKEMSAFVIKEGARSKSLAFYEFFVPLLVAGLYFGYRCLTY; encoded by the exons atggTTATCACAACCTTCAACGGAACCGGCGTTGGATTTG gttTCGGCATAGGTTGCGGTTTCGGTATAGGATGGGGTTTCGGAG GTATGCCATTGAACTTATTGGGTCTTGGTGCAG GTGGAGGCTGTGGCGTTGGAGTAGGACTTGGTTGGGGGTTTGGTGCTGCCTTTGGTAGCAAGTATCGGTCCTCACGGGTCACATTTCAAGGAGTGGATTTTGATAGGAAGGAGAAAGTTAACAGCACGGAGTTGTCAAAACCCAGCACCGAA GTTGCCCAACATAAATCCAACAAAGACTGTTGGCTGGTGATCAATGGCAGA GTGTTGGACGTGACAAAGTTCTTGGAGGAACACCCGGGAGGAGAAGAGGTGATTCTAGAGGTAGCTGGGAAGGATGCGACCAAAGAGTTTGACGTTATTGGACACAGCAAAGCAGCACAAAATATGGTCCTAAAGTACCAAGTGGGTGTCCTCCAAGGTGCCACAGTTCAAGAGGTAGACTTGAAGGATGTTGTGGACAAGGAATCCAACACCAAAGAGATGAGTGCCTTCGTGATCAAAGAGGGTGCAAGGTCTAAGTCCCTTGCTTTTTACGAGTTCTTTGTTCCACTTCTTGTAGCTGGTCTATATTTTGGTTACCGATGCCTCACTTATTAG
- the LOC100795867 gene encoding uncharacterized protein isoform X3 has translation MASSFDRWEKDPFFNAAEEVQESADRMESTYRTWIHAMRDASSPWNCDELRRDLQTTLGTAKWQLEEFERAARSSYSKVSSEDARNRHRDFIHAIGGKIKKVEHSLQESVHSGSKASLPWMRLDEGERDELASFLSGIPAAGGKGLIECVGRDCESLQTNYSSNLLVSSGWGSSEAAPEKSHGHRRAASADADIGNWKITVSDDVQQSSSSNGSSGPTPMHKVASLSGFFGSMETISKLKWPKNGYRKLKAVNPCEEVDKALLAPAGLNGGIKAYYERSKSCLDNGDECYDKQLQGWYGALHRQLQRSQYQMQYNRPVQMAVWAVILLCFIEWSHED, from the exons ATGGCGTCGAGTTTTGATCGATGGGAAAAAGATCCTTTCTTTAACGCCGCGGAAGAAGTTCAGGAATCTGCAGACAG GATGGAATCTACGTATAGAACATGGATTCATGCAATGAGAGATGCGTCCAGCCCATGGAACTGTGATGAACTCCGCCGAGATCTACAAACTACCCTTGGCACTGCTAAATGGCAG TTAGAGGAATTTGAACGGGCAGCTAGGTCAAGTTATAGCAAAGTTTCAAGTGAGGATGCGAGAAATAGGCACCGGGATTTTATTCATGCCATCGGTGGCAAGATTAAGAAAGTTGAACATTCGTTACAAGAATCTGTTCATTCAGGCAGCAAGGCGTCTCTGCCTTGGATGCGTCTAGATGAAGGAGAACGAGATGAGCTTGCGTCGTTTCTTTCTGGAATACCGGCTGCTGGGGGCAAAGGTCTCATTGAATGTGTTGGCAGAGACTGTGAAAGTCTGCAAACTAATTATTCAAGCAATTTACTTGTTTCATCTGGGTGGGGTTCATCCGAAGCAGCACCGGAGAAGTCACATGGGCATCGCAGGGCAGCTAGTGCTGATGCTGACATTGGTAATTGGAAAATCACTGTTTCTGACGATGTGCAACAATCGAGTTCCTCCAATGGTTCTTCTGGTCCTACTCCTATGCATAAGGTAGCCAGTCTCTCTGGATTTTTTGGTTCCATGGAAACCATCTCTAAGTTGAAGTGGCCTAAGAATGGCTATAGAAAGCTGAAAGCTGTTAATCCTTGTGAAGAAGTGGATAAGGCACTGCTAGCACCAGCTGGATTGAATGGG GGCATCAAAGCATACTATGAAAGAAGTAAGAGTTGCCTTGACAATGGTGATGAATGTTATGATAAGCAACTCCAGGGGTGGTATGGGGCTCTCCATAGGCAGCTTCAAAGATCTCAATACCAAATGCAATACAATCGGCCAGTTCAAATGGCTGTATGGGCTGTTATTCTCCTTTGCTTTATTG AATGGTCTCATGAAGATTGA
- the LOC100795867 gene encoding uncharacterized protein isoform X1 translates to MASSFDRWEKDPFFNAAEEVQESADRMESTYRTWIHAMRDASSPWNCDELRRDLQTTLGTAKWQVISIRKCTFTFLYHRNEHVVAFGWIMQLEEFERAARSSYSKVSSEDARNRHRDFIHAIGGKIKKVEHSLQESVHSGSKASLPWMRLDEGERDELASFLSGIPAAGGKGLIECVGRDCESLQTNYSSNLLVSSGWGSSEAAPEKSHGHRRAASADADIGNWKITVSDDVQQSSSSNGSSGPTPMHKVASLSGFFGSMETISKLKWPKNGYRKLKAVNPCEEVDKALLAPAGLNGGIKAYYERSKSCLDNGDECYDKQLQGWYGALHRQLQRSQYQMQYNRPVQMAVWAVILLCFIVLIAFCTM, encoded by the exons ATGGCGTCGAGTTTTGATCGATGGGAAAAAGATCCTTTCTTTAACGCCGCGGAAGAAGTTCAGGAATCTGCAGACAG GATGGAATCTACGTATAGAACATGGATTCATGCAATGAGAGATGCGTCCAGCCCATGGAACTGTGATGAACTCCGCCGAGATCTACAAACTACCCTTGGCACTGCTAAATGGCAGGTaatttctattagaaaatgtaCTTTCACTTTTTTGTATCATCGTAACGAGCATGTGGTTGCATTTGGATGGATAATGCAGTTAGAGGAATTTGAACGGGCAGCTAGGTCAAGTTATAGCAAAGTTTCAAGTGAGGATGCGAGAAATAGGCACCGGGATTTTATTCATGCCATCGGTGGCAAGATTAAGAAAGTTGAACATTCGTTACAAGAATCTGTTCATTCAGGCAGCAAGGCGTCTCTGCCTTGGATGCGTCTAGATGAAGGAGAACGAGATGAGCTTGCGTCGTTTCTTTCTGGAATACCGGCTGCTGGGGGCAAAGGTCTCATTGAATGTGTTGGCAGAGACTGTGAAAGTCTGCAAACTAATTATTCAAGCAATTTACTTGTTTCATCTGGGTGGGGTTCATCCGAAGCAGCACCGGAGAAGTCACATGGGCATCGCAGGGCAGCTAGTGCTGATGCTGACATTGGTAATTGGAAAATCACTGTTTCTGACGATGTGCAACAATCGAGTTCCTCCAATGGTTCTTCTGGTCCTACTCCTATGCATAAGGTAGCCAGTCTCTCTGGATTTTTTGGTTCCATGGAAACCATCTCTAAGTTGAAGTGGCCTAAGAATGGCTATAGAAAGCTGAAAGCTGTTAATCCTTGTGAAGAAGTGGATAAGGCACTGCTAGCACCAGCTGGATTGAATGGG GGCATCAAAGCATACTATGAAAGAAGTAAGAGTTGCCTTGACAATGGTGATGAATGTTATGATAAGCAACTCCAGGGGTGGTATGGGGCTCTCCATAGGCAGCTTCAAAGATCTCAATACCAAATGCAATACAATCGGCCAGTTCAAATGGCTGTATGGGCTGTTATTCTCCTTTGCTTTATTG TTTTAATTGCTTTTTGCACGATGTAG
- the LOC100795867 gene encoding uncharacterized protein LOC100795867: protein MASSFDRWEKDPFFNAAEEVQESADRMESTYRTWIHAMRDASSPWNCDELRRDLQTTLGTAKWQLEEFERAARSSYSKVSSEDARNRHRDFIHAIGGKIKKVEHSLQESVHSGSKASLPWMRLDEGERDELASFLSGIPAAGGKGLIECVGRDCESLQTNYSSNLLVSSGWGSSEAAPEKSHGHRRAASADADIGNWKITVSDDVQQSSSSNGSSGPTPMHKVASLSGFFGSMETISKLKWPKNGYRKLKAVNPCEEVDKALLAPAGLNGGIKAYYERSKSCLDNGDECYDKQLQGWYGALHRQLQRSQYQMQYNRPVQMAVWAVILLCFIVLIAFCTM, encoded by the exons ATGGCGTCGAGTTTTGATCGATGGGAAAAAGATCCTTTCTTTAACGCCGCGGAAGAAGTTCAGGAATCTGCAGACAG GATGGAATCTACGTATAGAACATGGATTCATGCAATGAGAGATGCGTCCAGCCCATGGAACTGTGATGAACTCCGCCGAGATCTACAAACTACCCTTGGCACTGCTAAATGGCAG TTAGAGGAATTTGAACGGGCAGCTAGGTCAAGTTATAGCAAAGTTTCAAGTGAGGATGCGAGAAATAGGCACCGGGATTTTATTCATGCCATCGGTGGCAAGATTAAGAAAGTTGAACATTCGTTACAAGAATCTGTTCATTCAGGCAGCAAGGCGTCTCTGCCTTGGATGCGTCTAGATGAAGGAGAACGAGATGAGCTTGCGTCGTTTCTTTCTGGAATACCGGCTGCTGGGGGCAAAGGTCTCATTGAATGTGTTGGCAGAGACTGTGAAAGTCTGCAAACTAATTATTCAAGCAATTTACTTGTTTCATCTGGGTGGGGTTCATCCGAAGCAGCACCGGAGAAGTCACATGGGCATCGCAGGGCAGCTAGTGCTGATGCTGACATTGGTAATTGGAAAATCACTGTTTCTGACGATGTGCAACAATCGAGTTCCTCCAATGGTTCTTCTGGTCCTACTCCTATGCATAAGGTAGCCAGTCTCTCTGGATTTTTTGGTTCCATGGAAACCATCTCTAAGTTGAAGTGGCCTAAGAATGGCTATAGAAAGCTGAAAGCTGTTAATCCTTGTGAAGAAGTGGATAAGGCACTGCTAGCACCAGCTGGATTGAATGGG GGCATCAAAGCATACTATGAAAGAAGTAAGAGTTGCCTTGACAATGGTGATGAATGTTATGATAAGCAACTCCAGGGGTGGTATGGGGCTCTCCATAGGCAGCTTCAAAGATCTCAATACCAAATGCAATACAATCGGCCAGTTCAAATGGCTGTATGGGCTGTTATTCTCCTTTGCTTTATTG TTTTAATTGCTTTTTGCACGATGTAG
- the LOC100795867 gene encoding uncharacterized protein isoform X2 — protein MASSFDRWEKDPFFNAAEEVQESADRMESTYRTWIHAMRDASSPWNCDELRRDLQTTLGTAKWQLEEFERAARSSYSKVSSEDARNRHRDFIHAIGGKIKKVEHSLQESVHSGSKASLPWMRLDEGERDELASFLSGIPAAGGKGLIECVGRDCESLQTNYSSNLLVSSGWGSSEAAPEKSHGHRRAASADADIGNWKITVSDDVQQSSSSNGSSGPTPMHKVASLSGFFGSMETISKLKWPKNGYRKLKAVNPCEEVDKALLAPAGLNGGIKAYYERSKSCLDNGDECYDKQLQGWYGALHRQLQRSQYQMQYNRPVQMAVWAVILLCFIGRLLILVCVSVSAEMRAL, from the exons ATGGCGTCGAGTTTTGATCGATGGGAAAAAGATCCTTTCTTTAACGCCGCGGAAGAAGTTCAGGAATCTGCAGACAG GATGGAATCTACGTATAGAACATGGATTCATGCAATGAGAGATGCGTCCAGCCCATGGAACTGTGATGAACTCCGCCGAGATCTACAAACTACCCTTGGCACTGCTAAATGGCAG TTAGAGGAATTTGAACGGGCAGCTAGGTCAAGTTATAGCAAAGTTTCAAGTGAGGATGCGAGAAATAGGCACCGGGATTTTATTCATGCCATCGGTGGCAAGATTAAGAAAGTTGAACATTCGTTACAAGAATCTGTTCATTCAGGCAGCAAGGCGTCTCTGCCTTGGATGCGTCTAGATGAAGGAGAACGAGATGAGCTTGCGTCGTTTCTTTCTGGAATACCGGCTGCTGGGGGCAAAGGTCTCATTGAATGTGTTGGCAGAGACTGTGAAAGTCTGCAAACTAATTATTCAAGCAATTTACTTGTTTCATCTGGGTGGGGTTCATCCGAAGCAGCACCGGAGAAGTCACATGGGCATCGCAGGGCAGCTAGTGCTGATGCTGACATTGGTAATTGGAAAATCACTGTTTCTGACGATGTGCAACAATCGAGTTCCTCCAATGGTTCTTCTGGTCCTACTCCTATGCATAAGGTAGCCAGTCTCTCTGGATTTTTTGGTTCCATGGAAACCATCTCTAAGTTGAAGTGGCCTAAGAATGGCTATAGAAAGCTGAAAGCTGTTAATCCTTGTGAAGAAGTGGATAAGGCACTGCTAGCACCAGCTGGATTGAATGGG GGCATCAAAGCATACTATGAAAGAAGTAAGAGTTGCCTTGACAATGGTGATGAATGTTATGATAAGCAACTCCAGGGGTGGTATGGGGCTCTCCATAGGCAGCTTCAAAGATCTCAATACCAAATGCAATACAATCGGCCAGTTCAAATGGCTGTATGGGCTGTTATTCTCCTTTGCTTTATTGGTAGGCTCCTGATCTTAGTTTGTGTCAGTGTGTCTGCTGAAATGCGTGCACTTTGA
- the LOC100796916 gene encoding protein arginine N-methyltransferase 2, protein MKEADEQLCEAAIKGDTKKVRSLIYSGADVTHFDGDGLNPLMHAAKHGHAPVLTLLLSVGAPWNALSPSNLSAGDYAMQEGHNETFELLLNAGIQSELILGTIARKANKNGDSGHDYLEDRVSFSEDKLMDSESKAVMMAWENPLMEAHAKAVCSGGGHVLNIGFGMGLVDSAIQRYAPASHTIVEAHPEVYERMLRSGWGQKENVKIVFGRWQDVLPQLETYDGIFFDTYGEYYEDLREFHQHLPALLKTGGIYSFFNGLCGSNAFFHVVYCHLVSLELENLGYSTQLIPLPVKDCLGEQVWEGVKQRYWQLDTYYLPVCQAIENPE, encoded by the exons ATGAAAGAAGCGGATGAGCAACTATGCGAGGCGGCCATTAAAGGTGACACGAAGAAAGTGAGGTCTCTTATATACTCCGGCGCTGACGTCACCCACTTTGACGGCGATGGCCTCAATCCTCTGATGCACGCCGCAAAGCACGGCCATGCACCCGTCCTCACCCTCCTCCTCTCCGTCGGCGCTCCCTGGAACGCTCTTTCTCCCTCCAACCTCTCCGCCGGTGACTACGCCATGCAAGAAGGCCACAACGAAACCTTCGAGCTTCTCCTCAACGCCG GGATCCAATCTGAACTGATACTGGGAACAATTGCGAGGAAGGCAAACAAGAACGGCGATTCCGGTCACGATTATTTGGAAGATAGGGTGAGTTTTAGCGAAGACAAGCTTATGGACTCTGAAAGCAAGGCTGTGATGATGGCATGGGAGAATCCGTTGATGGAGGCTCATGCTAAGGCGGTTTGTTCCGGTGGTGGCCACGTACTCAATATTGGGTTTGGTATGGGGCTCGTGGATTCGGCCATTCAGCGATATGCACCTGCTTCACACACCATTGTTGAGGCTCATCCTGAGGTTTATGAACGCATGCTTCGCTCCGGTTGGGGCCAGAAGGAAAATGTCAAGATTGTTTTTGGACGATGGCAAGATGTTCTGCCTCAGCTTGAAACATATGATG GAATATTCTTCGACACCTATGGGGAGTACTACGAAGATCTGAGGGAGTTCCATCAGCATCTCCCGGCATTGTTGAAGACTGGTGGTATCTACTCATTCTTCAATGGCCTTTGTGGCAGTAATGCATTTTTCCATGTTGTTTACTGCCATTTGGTATCTCTTGAGCTTGAGAATTTGGGGTATTCCACACAATTGATTCCATTGCCGGTTAAGGATTGTTTGGGAGAACAAGTTTGGGAAGGTGTGAAACAAAGATATTGGCAGCTCGATACGTACTATCTTCCTGTCTGTCAGGCCATAGAGAACCCTGAGTGA
- the LOC100794284 gene encoding subtilisin-like protease SBT1.7, with protein sequence MVDKMNMLIFKSLQISLLLVFSIRNTTAEKKTHHTKHTYIIHMDKFNMPESFNDHLLWFDSSLKSVSDSAEMLYTYKKVAHGFSTRLTTQEAELLSKQPGVLSVIPEVRYDLHTTRTPEFLGLAKYSTLSLASGKQSDVIVGVLDTGVWPELKSFDDTGLGPVPSSWKGECERGKNFNPSNCNKKLVGARFFSRGYEAAFGPIDEKTESKSPRDDDGHGSHTSTTAAGSAVVGASLFGFANGTARGMATQARLATYKVCWLGGCFTSDIAAGIDKAIEDGVNILSMSIGGGLMDYYKDTIAIGTFAATAHGILVSNSAGNGGPSQATLSNVAPWLTTVGAGTIDRDFPAYITLGNGKMYTGVSLYNGKLPPNSPLPIVYAANVSDESQNLCTRGTLIAEKVAGKIVICDRGGNARVEKGLVVKSAGGIGMILSNNEDYGEELVADSYLLPAAALGQKSSNELKKYVFSSPNPTAKLGFGGTQLGVQPSPVVAAFSSRGPNVLTPKILKPDLIAPGVNILAGWTGAVGPTGLTEDTRHVEFNIISGTSMSCPHVTGLAALLKGTHPEWSPAAIRSALMTTAYRTYKNGQTIKDVATGLPATPFDYGAGHVDPVAAFDPGLVYDTSVDDYLSFFCALNYSSYQIKLVARRDFTCSKRNNYRVEDLNYPSFAVPFNTAYGVKGGSRKPATVQYTRTLTNVGAPATYKVSVSQSPSVKIMVQPQTLSFGGLNEKKNYTVTFTSSSKPSGTNSFAYLEWSDGKHKVTSPIAFSWT encoded by the coding sequence ATGGTGGACAAGATGAATATGCTGATATTCAAGTCCCTTCAGATTTCTTTGCTGCTAGTTTTCTCTATCAGAAACACCACAGCAGAAAAGAAAACCCATCACacaaaacacacatacataattCACATGGACAAGTTCAACATGCCAGAGAGTTTTAACGACCATCTCCTCTGGTTTGATTCATCACTAAAATCAGTATCAGACTCAGCAGAGATGCTCTACACATATAAAAAAGTAGCTCATGGCTTCTCTACAAGGCTAACTACGCAAGAAGCAGAGTTGCTCTCAAAGCAACCTGGTGTTCTCTCCGTCATCCCGGAAGTTAGATATGATCTTCACACAACTCGAACACCAGAGTTTCTGGGGTTGGCCAAATACAGCACTCTTTCACTGGCCTCTGGCAAACAAAGCGATGTGATTGTCGGAGTGCTAGACACTGGTGTGTGGCCTGAACTAAAGAGCTTCGACGACACCGGACTGGGGCCAGTACCTAGTAGCTGGAAAGGTGAGTGTGAGAGAGGTAAGAATTTCAACCCATCAAACTGTAATAAGAAACTTGTTGGTGCAAGGTTTTTCTCGAGGGGCTACGAGGCAGCCTTTGGACCCATCGACGAAAAGACGGAATCAAAGTCACCAAGGGATGATGATGGCCACGGAAGTCACACCTCAACAACGGCAGCAGGTTCTGCAGTTGTAGGAGCAAGcctctttggttttgctaatgGGACAGCAAGAGGCATGGCCACACAAGCCAGACTTGCAACTTACAAAGTGTGTTGGCTTGGAGGGTGCTTTACATCAGACATAGCTGCTGGAATTGACAAGGCCATTGAAGATGGTGTCAACATCCTTTCCATGTCAATTGGGGGAGGTTTGATGGATTACTACAAAGACACTATTGCAATTGGAACTTTTGCGGCCACTGCCCATGGAATACTGGTTTCCAATTCAGCAGGAAATGGTGGGCCTAGTCAAGCAACTTTGTCTAATGTGGCACCATGGCTAACCACAGTGGGTGCGGGAACTATAGACCGTGATTTCCCTGCCTATATCACCCTTGGAAATGGAAAGATGTACACAGGGGTGTCACTTTACAATGGCAAACTCCCACCCAATTCTCCACTGCCAATTGTTTATGCTGCAAATGTAAGCGATGAATCCCAAAATCTGTGCACCAGAGGTACTTTGATTGCTGAAAAAGTAGCCGGAAAAATCGTGATATGTGACCGAGGAGGGAATGCTAGGGTGGAAAAGGGTTTGGTGGTGAAGAGTGCTGGAGGCATTGGGATGATACTATCAAACAATGAAGACTATGGGGAAGAGTTAGTTGCTGACTCCTATCTCCTCCCTGCAGCAGCTTTGGGCCAGAAATCAAGCAATGAGTTAAAGAAGTATGTTTTCTCATCTCCCAATCCCACAGCTAAGCTTGGATTTGGTGGCACCCAATTAGGGGTTCAACCATCCCCAGTGGTGGCAGCTTTCAGCTCAAGAGGGCCAAATGTGCTCACACCAAAAATACTCAAACCAGACCTGATTGCTCCAGGAGTCAACATCCTAGCTGGGTGGACTGGTGCAGTTGGACCAACTGGCTTGACTGAAGACACCAGACATGTGGAATTCAACATCATTTCAGGCACTTCCATGTCCTGCCCCCATGTCACTGGCTTAGCTGCCCTTCTTAAGGGCACTCACCCAGAATGGAGCCCTGCAGCTATAAGGTCTGCCCTCATGACCACAGCTTACAGAACCTACAAAAATGGCCAAACCATAAAAGATGTCGCCACCGGGCTACCGGCTACGCCATTTGATTATGGGGCCGGACACGTTGATCCAGTGGCTGCGTTTGATCCTGGTCTTGTGTATGATACTTCCGTGGATGACTACTTGAGCTTCTTCTGTGCCTTAAACTACAGTTCCTATCAAATAAAGCTTGTTGCAAGAAGAGACTTCACCTGCAGCAAAAGGAACAATTACAGAGTGGAAGATCTCAATTACCCATCTTTTGCTGTTCCTTTCAACACAGCTTATGGAGTAAAGGGTGGTTCTCGCAAACCAGCCACTGTCCAATATACAAGGACTTTAACAAACGTGGGTGCCCCGGCAACGTATAAAGTTTCGGTGTCGCAGTCTCCCTCGGTGAAGATTATGGTTCAACCACAAACACTTAGTTTCGGGGGACTTAATGAGAAGAAGAACTACACAGTTACGTTCACGTCTTCGTCAAAGCCTTCTGGAACAAACAGCTTTGCTTATCTGGAATGGTCGGATGGGAAACATAAGGTTACTAGTCCCATTGCTTTCAGCTGGACTTAG